The following are from one region of the Procambarus clarkii isolate CNS0578487 chromosome 52, FALCON_Pclarkii_2.0, whole genome shotgun sequence genome:
- the LOC138352164 gene encoding uncharacterized protein translates to MSYLLIHLLTDLLADLLADLLADLLADLLTDLLTDLLTDLLTDLLADLLIDLLADLLIHLLTDLLTDLLTDLLTDLLTDLLTDLLTDLLADLLTDLLTDLLADLLTDLLTDLLTDLLIHLFTDLLPDLLTE, encoded by the exons ATGTCAT ACCTGCTCATACACCTGCTCACAGACCTGCTCGCAGACCTGCTCGCAGACCTGCTCGCAGACCTACTCGCAGACCTGCTCACAGACCTGCTCACAGACCTGCTCACAGACCTGCTCACAGATCTGCTCGCAGACCTGCTCATAGACCTGCTCGCAGACCTGCTCATACACCTGCTCACAGACCTGCTCACAGACCTGCTCACAGACCTGCTCACAGACCTGCTCACAGACCTGCTCACAGACCTGCTCACAGACCTGCTCGCAGACCTGCTCACAGACCTGCTCACAGACCTGCTCGCAGACCTGCTCACAGACCTGCTCACAGACCTGCTCACAGACCTGCTCATACACCTGTTCACAGACCTTCTCCCAGACCTGCTCACAGAATAG